In Flavobacteriales bacterium, the genomic window TCAGAGCCTCGCTCAAAGGAGTTAGCGATACGAAACTGTTCCTCTATAGACTCCAAAAAGTATTCGCCTGATCCTGCTGCTCCCCATAAAAAAGACCTGATCCTTGGCTACTATCTCTGAAATGCGGTGCAATTGCAGGCATAAATAGGATACAAACAAATATATCCAAGAAAAAATTCAATTATGCATGAATAATTTCGTAAACCATTGAAAAACAGAATAAAAAGATGTTTTTACGTGTTTTTTACTTGTGTTTATCGTAAAAAGCACACTAACTCTTAACGTTAAGAATACGTTGATTTAGAAGAAATACAAGGATAAAAAAGAAACGAATTTTCCCGATTTTAGAACCTCGGTTGAAGGGGGAGTTGCAATGTGAAGCGGGTGCCTATAGCCAACGGACTGAAGGTCAGTTTTCCGCGGTGCGATTGCACGATGCTCTTGCTCAGTGACAGGCCGATTCCGCTTCCGTTTTCCTTGGTCGAGTAAAAGGGGATGAAGATCTGACCTCTTTTATCCTCGGGAATTCCTAGGCCGTTATCTTCGACCAACATGGTCCACTGATCACCGTGGGCTTCGAGTTTGATGGCTATGGCTCCGTTTTCTTGTCCTTCGAGTGCCTCCCGAGCATTCTTGACCAAGTTGATCGTAACCTGTTCCATCAGATGGCGATCGAAATAGGCCGATTTACGTCTGGATATCACATCCGACCGCAGGTCGATACCCTTTTTCTGGCACAGCTCTTCGAGAATGGGGAGGAGCTCATTCCACCAGCTTTCCAGTTCTATGAATTCGGGTTCGGGACGCGGAATGCGCGTTAGCTTTCGGTAGTCTTCCACAAAATGCAAGAGCCCTTCAGAACGTCCGGAAATGGTTTTTAACCCTTGTGTAACATCCTCGAGTTGCTCTTCATCGAGGTCGTTCAGGTGCTTGGGCTGACCCGTTTCGGGGTCGCGCAGAATGGCGTTTAGCGTTTCGCTCAGCGAGGAGATGGGCGTAACTGAATTCATGATCTCGTGTGTGAGAATGCGAATCAGCTTGTGATAGGCCTGCATCTCTTGGCACTCGATCTCGTCTTTGATCCCCTGGAAACTCACGATCGTATGCTCGCTATCACCGAGTCGAATCTTGCCCTTGTAGATGAGTTGCGGGCCGGGCATCGACGGCGAATCGAATTCAATGGCTCTCTGCTCGTTGTACGGGGCTTCTTCAATTGATTTGGCCCACTGGGGCCTGCGGCCCGATATCATATTCCAGTCCTTTAATGCAGGAATTCCCAGAATGTCTCGAGCTGCAGTATTCATTAGGTGAATGTCGCCGTTGTCATCGAAACTAATAACCCCGGAATTCAGGTATTCCACCACCTGGGCGAGTTGTTGGTAGTGTTGTTCTTTTTGAACCTTGACTTTTTTGTAGGCATCAATCAAGGTGTTCAAAGAGCTGTGTAGCTCTTGAAATCCACCCCCTTCGTTTTTTTCGCTAAAATGCAAACTGAAATCGTTACTCTTTATGCTTTCGAACAATCTCGTGAGTTCTCGATTGGTGCGTCGAATGAGGCGAAAAAGTTCGAATAACTGAAAAGCGACCACCACCAGTAGAATGATCGAGGTCATGTATAAACCCCGAACCGTATAGAAGTATACAGCTCCCCAGCTCGCTGCCATGAGCAGAACGATCCGGAAAACGATACCCAGGTAATGCTTATTGAAGGTCATGCTTGTCTAATCTACGATATAATGCGGCACGGGTAATGCCCAATTCTTGTGCGGCCTTACTTATGTTGCCTTGGTGTTTTTCCAAGGCGCGCTCTATGAGTCTTCCCTCCATGGCCATGAGGTTCAGCACCTCGTCTTCAGAGGTATCTGCCGCTCTGTTGGTCAGCTGAAAGTCGCGGGTCTCGAGCCGCTGCCCTTCGTGTAAAATGAGCACTCTTTCCAGTGTGTGCTGCAATTCGCGCACATTGCCCGGCCAGGAGTACGACTTAAGCTTATCCCAGGCTTCCTTGCTCAGCTCGGGTTTTGGTTTGTGGTACCTTTTGGAAAACCTTTCGAGAAAATGATCGACCAACAGCGGGAGATCGCTCAAACGTTCGCGCAAAGCGGGTATGCGCACCTCTACCGTATTGATGCGATAGAGCAGGTCTTGCCGAAATTCATCCATCCCGGCCATTTCATACAAAGGCATATTGGTGGCCGAAACCAAGCGGATATTGACCTTTATCTTTTTAGAGCTTCCTATGCGCGTTACCTCACGATTTTGCAACGCGCTCAATAACTTGGCCTGAAGTGGCGGGGCAAGGTTGCCGATCTCATCGAGAAAAAGTGTTCCGCCATGCGCCAGTTCGAATCGGCCCACTTTATTCTCCTTGGCATCGGTAAAGGCCCCTTTCACATGACCAAAGAGTTCACTCTCGAATAGATTCTCGTTCAAGGACCCCGGGTCGACTGAAATAAACGGTTGGTCGTGTCGGTCCGATGCCCGATGCACCGCTTTTGCCGCCATTTCTTTACCCGTTCCGTTTTCTCCGAGGATCAACACATTGGCATCTGTTTTTGCCACTTTTTCAATAGTATCGAACACCTTTTTCATGGGCAGGGAATCACCCAGAAATGCTTCCCGGCCCGATGTGTTGTCTTCGCTCAGGACTTGACTCACCGTTTTGAGCTGATCCACTTCCTTTTGAGTGCGACTCAGTCGTAACCCCGCCTGAAGCGTGGCCAGCAGCTTTTCGTTCTTGAACGGCTTCAAAATGAAGTCGAATGCCCCGAGTTTTATCGCCTTTACGGCCAACTCTACCTCTCCGTAGGCGGTCATGAGGATCACCACGCTATTCGGCCGTACCTCCATGATGCGTTGAAGCCAGTACATACCTTCGCGTCCGTCATCTTCTCCCGATCTGAAGTTCATGTCGAGTAAAATCAAATCGACCGAACCCGAGTTCAGGTACTCGTTCAATCGGCTCGAATCTTGCTCGCAATGCACCGTTTCCAGATGCTGCTTTAAGAACAATTTCAATGATGTTAATACGTCCGGATCGTCGTCGACGATTAAGGCCTCAGCAGGGATTTTCTTCATGTGGTGTCCTTATTTGAACAGTCAAGTGTACGAAAACGAACAATCGAAAAGCGTTAAACGGGCGTTAAAAATTGTAACCGGCTGAAAATCAGAGCACGATTTTTCATGGCACGGCACTTGCCTTTTGGCTCACAGGAAAAAAGCACTCATGGATAGAGTCATACAAAAGAAAAAATGGCCGCTTAAGCGGATCTTACTTTTCATCGGTATCGCATCGGGGGTCTTGTTGTTGGTCTACCTTCTATTCATCAGCACCAATGACAGAACACTTAGTATAGACCGCGACAGGACCTCCATTGCGACCGTTGAAAGGGGTATGTTCTTCGATAATATTCCGATCAGCGGAAATGTAGAGCCCCTCAAAACGATCTTCATCACAGCTTCGGAGGGTGGTAATGTGGAGGAGATATTCGTTGAAGACGGTTCTATGGTAACACGGGGCACTCCGCTAATGCGCCTGAGTAACGCGAATTTGATGCTCGACTTTATGAATCGCGAAACGCAGATCATAGAGCAAATCAACAATCTGCGAACGACTCGCCTAACGATCGAGCAAAACAAGCGCTCTCTCAACGATCAGTTGATCGACATCGACTACCAGTTAAAAGTGGCCGAACGTCAGTTTCGGATGGACAGCACCCTGTATAAAGACGAGGTAATTGCCGACAATCAGTTTCAGGCTGCGTTGAACAATAGTGAGTACCTCAGACAAAAAAGGGCGTTCACAAAACAGAACATCGATAGGGAAGAGGCTATCCAGGAATCTCAATTGCTCCGCATAGACCAGAGTATCGAACTCATGGAGCGCAACCTAGAGGCCATTCGTCAAAATTTGGAGAATCTGACCATCAAGGCCCCGATCGACGGACAGCTGACCGGTTTTAATCATTACCTCGGCGAAACCAAACAGCGGGGTGAATCTTTGGGTCAGGTGGATGTTACTGACGGATTCCTAGTGCGGTGTAATATCGACGAGTACTACCTGAACCGGGTGCGCGTGGGTCAAACCTGTACCTTCCCCTTTGGCGGTCGAACTCACGACCTCGTGGTAATCAAGGTATTACCGCAAGTCTCGAACGGACAATTCCAGGTCGAAATGAACTTCCCCGACTCCATGCCTTCAGGTATCCGGCGCGGCCAAACCCTGCAAATTCGCCTATCGCTAAGCACCGAAACAGAAGCCATCATGGTGGAACGCGGTGGTTTTTACCGGAGCACCGGCGGTCATTGGGTGTTCGTACCGGATAATGAAAGTAGCGCCTCGCGGCGCGATGTGGAACTGGGTCGCCAAAATACCGACTATATCGAAGTGTTGAGCGGCTTGGAACCGGGTGAGCAAATTGTGACGAGCTCATATGCTAACTACGGAGAGGCTGAACGCCTCGAGTTCAAGTAGTAAGCGGTGGGGGAGTTGCGCATCGTGCCGCAGGCACAGAAAAATTCGCCTTCGGCGAGTTTGTTTTGCTGCGCAAAGGATGTTGGCTTGGGCAAGGGTGTTTCGCGTTGCGAAGTAAAAGGTTTAGAGCTAAAAGTCTAAGGTATAGAGTCACAAGCCAGAGCTTTATGCTTTAGACTCTACACTCCTGACGAACTAAGAACTAAGAACTCAAAACTAAGAACTAGAAATATGTTGATCGACATCAAAAACCTTAAGAAGACCTATCGGACCGACGAGATCGAGACGACGGCCTTGAACTCCATCAATGTTGGTATTGAAGAAGGCGAATTCGTGGCCATCATGGGACCATCCGGGTGCGGTAAATCGACCTTTTTGAACGTGCTTGGACTGCTCGATACGCCCGATGCCGGGACCTACACCTTTAACGGTCAGGAGATGACCAAGCTTGGAGAGCGCCAGCGTTCGAATGTGCGTAAGAATAACATCGGATTCGTGTTTCAGAGCTTTAACCTGATCGATGAACTGAGCGTGTTCGAGAATATCGAACTTCCATTGATCTATTTGAAGACTCCGGCCGCAGAACGTAAAGAGCGCGTTGATCGAATGATGGATCGAATGGGTATTGGCCACCGCGCCAAACATTACCCTCAGCAGCTTTCGGGCGGACAACAACAGCGGGTTGCCGTGGCTCGTGCTTTGATCGCCTATCCAAAGATCATTTTGGCCGATGAGCCTACCGGAAATCTCGACTCAGCCCATGGTAACGAAGTCATGGACTTGCTTAGCGAACTCCGTCAAGCCGGAACCACCATCGTCATGGTAACGCACTCGCCCCACGATGCCGGTTATGCTTCTCGCATCATTCGCTTGCTCGATGGTGAGGTGATCGCGGAAAACAGTGGGAAGACCGCCGAAGAGATCTTGTGATGTTGGGGAGTAGAATCAAATTGGCCTTTCGGCACCTGTGGAAAGAGCTTGGCTTTACGAGTATCAACATCTTCGGTTTAGCTATTGGTTTGGCCGCAGCTCTGGCGATCTTTATCTACGCCGGGTACCACTACAGTTTCGATCGCTTTCACCCGGGTGCCGATCGCGTTTTTCGGGTATTGCCGATCGATCGCGTCTTGGGGGTGAGTTCTTCCGCGGTCGGTATTACCACCCCGGCTGCTGGTCCGGCCGCCTATAACGGCGTTACCGGAGTGGAGGCCCGGGTACGTTTTATCCAACAAGGTCAAAATCTACTTCCTACCGACGACGACAGGTCGATCTTTGCCGAGAATTTTGCTTTTGTCGACAGCAATTTCTTTGAGTTCTTCAACTTTTCGCTGACCCAGGGAAATTCATCATCTGTTTTGAGAGAACCCAACACGGTTCTGGTCTCAACGTCCCTTGCCGAGAAGCTCTTTCCCAATGACGACCCGGTCGGAAAACAAATTCAAGCCGCGCACACGGCCGAACCGGTCCAAATTCAAGGGGTATTCAAAGATCCGCCTATCAACAGCCACCTCGACTTCGATATGGTGGTGAGCTTAGTACCCGAGGCGATAGATACGAATACAGCGCAGTTTCTCACCACCTGGCAGTCCATTGCCGCACCGACATATATACGACTCCAGGAAGCATCGGAATGGGAGCGTGTGCTCGAAGATCTCAAGGAAATCGGCCGTGAGAACGACTACGGTGCAGAAGGCGATAACTTCGATCTCACGATGCAACCGCTCTTGAAAACGCACATGCATTCAACAGAGCTACTGTTCGATAATCACAATACGCGAAAGACCGACTTTGGTCAAATTCGCAATCTCTTGCTCGTCGCGATATTCTTACTGCTCATCGCAGCCTTCAACTTCATGAACCTCAGCACGGCGCGCAGCGGAAAACGTGCGCGTGAGATCGGTGTACGCAAAGTACTCGGTGCTCAACGCGGTCAACCGGTCGTTCAATTCTTGCTCGAGTCGACCTTGCTCGTATTCTTTGGATTCATGGTGGCCTTGGCGATTCTCGAGCTGTTCGGGAAATACGTCGGCATTAGCGTTCCAACTGGGTTCGTGAATTACTTTGCCGCCCACAAACAACTTTGGGTCTATAGCCTTATTCTGATTCTGGGTTTGGGAATACTGAGTGGCCTTTACCCGGCTTTCGTCCTTTCTCGCTTTGACCCGGTTCACACGCTCAAAGGAAATGTTAGATCGTTGTCCTCGGGTAAATGGTTGCGACGAATATTAGTTACACTTCAGTTCACCGTTTCGGTTATGGTCATCATCGGAATGCTCGTCGTTCGACAGCAGGTGGTTTACATGAACGAAAAAGACATGGGTTTTGACAAAGACTATGTCCTGACCCTCAACCTCAATTCGCGAGACGCCTATCAAAATGC contains:
- a CDS encoding sigma-54-dependent Fis family transcriptional regulator codes for the protein MKKIPAEALIVDDDPDVLTSLKLFLKQHLETVHCEQDSSRLNEYLNSGSVDLILLDMNFRSGEDDGREGMYWLQRIMEVRPNSVVILMTAYGEVELAVKAIKLGAFDFILKPFKNEKLLATLQAGLRLSRTQKEVDQLKTVSQVLSEDNTSGREAFLGDSLPMKKVFDTIEKVAKTDANVLILGENGTGKEMAAKAVHRASDRHDQPFISVDPGSLNENLFESELFGHVKGAFTDAKENKVGRFELAHGGTLFLDEIGNLAPPLQAKLLSALQNREVTRIGSSKKIKVNIRLVSATNMPLYEMAGMDEFRQDLLYRINTVEVRIPALRERLSDLPLLVDHFLERFSKRYHKPKPELSKEAWDKLKSYSWPGNVRELQHTLERVLILHEGQRLETRDFQLTNRAADTSEDEVLNLMAMEGRLIERALEKHQGNISKAAQELGITRAALYRRLDKHDLQ
- a CDS encoding efflux RND transporter periplasmic adaptor subunit, coding for MDRVIQKKKWPLKRILLFIGIASGVLLLVYLLFISTNDRTLSIDRDRTSIATVERGMFFDNIPISGNVEPLKTIFITASEGGNVEEIFVEDGSMVTRGTPLMRLSNANLMLDFMNRETQIIEQINNLRTTRLTIEQNKRSLNDQLIDIDYQLKVAERQFRMDSTLYKDEVIADNQFQAALNNSEYLRQKRAFTKQNIDREEAIQESQLLRIDQSIELMERNLEAIRQNLENLTIKAPIDGQLTGFNHYLGETKQRGESLGQVDVTDGFLVRCNIDEYYLNRVRVGQTCTFPFGGRTHDLVVIKVLPQVSNGQFQVEMNFPDSMPSGIRRGQTLQIRLSLSTETEAIMVERGGFYRSTGGHWVFVPDNESSASRRDVELGRQNTDYIEVLSGLEPGEQIVTSSYANYGEAERLEFK
- a CDS encoding ABC transporter ATP-binding protein, with protein sequence MIDIKNLKKTYRTDEIETTALNSINVGIEEGEFVAIMGPSGCGKSTFLNVLGLLDTPDAGTYTFNGQEMTKLGERQRSNVRKNNIGFVFQSFNLIDELSVFENIELPLIYLKTPAAERKERVDRMMDRMGIGHRAKHYPQQLSGGQQQRVAVARALIAYPKIILADEPTGNLDSAHGNEVMDLLSELRQAGTTIVMVTHSPHDAGYASRIIRLLDGEVIAENSGKTAEEIL
- a CDS encoding ABC transporter permease, which gives rise to MLGSRIKLAFRHLWKELGFTSINIFGLAIGLAAALAIFIYAGYHYSFDRFHPGADRVFRVLPIDRVLGVSSSAVGITTPAAGPAAYNGVTGVEARVRFIQQGQNLLPTDDDRSIFAENFAFVDSNFFEFFNFSLTQGNSSSVLREPNTVLVSTSLAEKLFPNDDPVGKQIQAAHTAEPVQIQGVFKDPPINSHLDFDMVVSLVPEAIDTNTAQFLTTWQSIAAPTYIRLQEASEWERVLEDLKEIGRENDYGAEGDNFDLTMQPLLKTHMHSTELLFDNHNTRKTDFGQIRNLLLVAIFLLLIAAFNFMNLSTARSGKRAREIGVRKVLGAQRGQPVVQFLLESTLLVFFGFMVALAILELFGKYVGISVPTGFVNYFAAHKQLWVYSLILILGLGILSGLYPAFVLSRFDPVHTLKGNVRSLSSGKWLRRILVTLQFTVSVMVIIGMLVVRQQVVYMNEKDMGFDKDYVLTLNLNSRDAYQNAGTLRDELVKLENVRGVAFTNALPGTGYGRTSITPEGYTGEETCIFSITGVGYEFANVLGLDLVDGRFFDREHSTDAREAIVINEAAVEAIGWDDPVGKTINMGNGDRTVVGVIKNFHYVGLRYPIEPLMMVPLPNAGGTVAVKPEGDQASETITAIGEVWNSVNPSDPFEYQFFDEEFHQLFTDDEQFAQVLSSFNWLAILIACLGLLGLTAYTVQQKTKEPGVRKVLGANVMEILVVLSKEFWLMLLIANIIAIPISYYYMSQWLSEFVYRIDLTLLPFVIAVALLTIVSQALRA